The Pantoea phytobeneficialis genome has a segment encoding these proteins:
- a CDS encoding mannitol dehydrogenase family protein has protein sequence MLEIGSLPADVQRPGYDRSRLKTRMVHIGFGAFHRAHQALATDKLAEQGSDWGYCEVNLNSGALIQALRQQDLLYTLTEMADDSLHTRVIGVVTGALHGKGDGIDAVIEAMCQPDVAIVSMTVTEKGYCHLPASGNLNPDHPDIVHDLAHPQEPHSLPGLILAAIIRRRAGNLPPFSVMSCDNMPENGHVTRNVIVQLAERHSSELADWIKNHITFPSTMVDRIVPAMTDAAFASLTARLGCEDPVAVEAEPFFQWVIEDNFVSGRPAWENAGAELVSDVLPFEEMKLRMLNGSHSFLAYLGYLAGYEHISDCMADAHYRHAARALMMQDQAPTLRTNGVDLAAYADSLITRYENRAIKHRTWQIATDGTQKLPQRMLDSVRWHLRNGSDCDFLLLGVAGWMRYVSGVDEHGQAIEIRDPLKEELARIVATSEEGAPRVRALLGLKAVFGDDLLQHPGFVSRVTELYQQLCAEGARATVHALSQG, from the coding sequence ATGTTAGAGATTGGCAGCCTTCCCGCCGATGTTCAGCGTCCAGGCTATGATCGCAGCCGCCTGAAAACCCGCATGGTCCACATCGGGTTTGGTGCCTTTCATCGTGCCCACCAGGCACTGGCAACGGACAAGCTGGCGGAACAGGGCAGCGACTGGGGTTATTGTGAGGTGAACCTCAACAGCGGCGCGTTGATTCAGGCTTTACGCCAGCAGGATTTGCTCTACACCCTGACTGAAATGGCTGATGACAGCCTGCATACCCGGGTGATAGGCGTGGTGACTGGCGCGCTGCACGGTAAAGGGGACGGTATCGACGCGGTTATCGAGGCAATGTGTCAGCCGGATGTGGCGATTGTGTCGATGACCGTCACCGAAAAAGGGTACTGCCACCTACCCGCCAGCGGCAATCTCAACCCTGATCATCCCGATATCGTGCACGATTTGGCGCATCCGCAGGAGCCGCATTCGTTACCCGGCCTGATTCTGGCAGCGATTATCCGTCGGCGCGCAGGCAATTTACCGCCCTTTAGCGTGATGTCCTGCGACAACATGCCAGAGAATGGCCATGTGACGCGCAACGTGATTGTGCAACTGGCGGAGCGACACAGCTCAGAACTGGCCGACTGGATCAAAAACCATATCACCTTCCCTTCCACCATGGTGGACCGCATCGTCCCGGCGATGACCGATGCCGCTTTTGCCAGCCTCACTGCGCGTCTCGGTTGCGAAGATCCGGTGGCGGTGGAAGCGGAACCCTTTTTTCAGTGGGTGATCGAGGATAACTTTGTGAGTGGGCGTCCGGCGTGGGAAAACGCCGGAGCAGAACTGGTCAGCGATGTGCTGCCGTTCGAAGAGATGAAGCTGCGAATGCTGAATGGCAGCCACTCTTTCCTCGCGTATCTTGGCTATCTGGCGGGTTATGAACATATCAGCGATTGTATGGCCGATGCGCATTATCGCCATGCCGCCCGTGCGCTGATGATGCAGGATCAGGCTCCGACACTGCGTACCAACGGTGTGGATCTGGCCGCGTATGCCGATTCGCTGATCACCCGATACGAGAATCGCGCCATTAAACATCGCACCTGGCAAATCGCCACAGATGGCACGCAAAAGCTGCCACAGCGAATGCTGGACAGTGTGCGCTGGCATCTGCGCAATGGCTCTGACTGTGACTTTTTGCTGTTGGGTGTGGCAGGCTGGATGCGTTATGTCAGCGGCGTTGATGAGCACGGTCAAGCCATTGAGATTCGCGACCCGCTGAAAGAGGAACTGGCGCGTATTGTAGCGACCAGCGAAGAAGGCGCGCCGCGTGTCCGGGCGTTACTGGGGTTGAAAGCGGTGTTCGGTGACGATTTGCTGCAACACCCAGGCTTCGTGAGCCGGGTGACAGAACTTTATCAGCAGCTGTGTGCCGAAGGGGCGCGTGCCACGGTGCATGCCCTCAGTCAGGGGTAA
- a CDS encoding MFS transporter translates to MLKNLRWTLVLLLFLVYMINYLDRIALSLTVPLVEKDLMINAEQFGMIFGSFFFGYALFNFIGGLATDKFGPTIVLGTAVGMWSLFCGMTALATGFWSMMILRVLFGMAEGPICASANKAINGWFPKKQAATAMGLLSAGSPLGGAVAGPIVGYLALSFGWRPAFVAICLIGLVWMAFWFFFAADNPAKSKRVSAEERALVEKLKAEQPGEETDLSGAVHGMGYYLRQPIILVTAFAFFCYNYILFFFLSWFPAYLVQAHGLDIKAMSITTMIPWIVGFVGLALGGWISDKIFNITGKLLLSRKIVLVVSLLAAAICVALAGTIKEVNSAVIMMSISIFFLYITGAIYWAIIQDVVHKSRVGSISGFIHLVGSLSGIIGPIVTGFIVQHTGKFDSAFILAGVVAGLGALLVLFVIRSPKTSNKPVSA, encoded by the coding sequence ATGTTAAAGAACCTGCGCTGGACCCTCGTACTGCTGTTATTTCTGGTTTATATGATCAATTACCTCGATCGTATTGCCCTGTCACTGACCGTACCGCTGGTGGAAAAAGATCTGATGATCAACGCTGAACAGTTCGGCATGATTTTCGGCAGCTTCTTCTTCGGCTATGCGCTGTTTAACTTTATTGGTGGCCTTGCGACCGATAAATTCGGCCCGACCATTGTGCTGGGCACCGCTGTGGGTATGTGGTCGCTGTTCTGCGGTATGACCGCACTGGCGACCGGCTTCTGGTCAATGATGATTCTGCGTGTGCTGTTTGGTATGGCAGAAGGCCCAATCTGCGCCTCGGCTAACAAAGCCATTAATGGCTGGTTCCCGAAAAAACAAGCGGCTACCGCGATGGGTCTGCTCAGTGCCGGTTCACCGCTGGGTGGTGCCGTCGCCGGCCCAATTGTTGGCTATCTGGCGCTGTCATTCGGCTGGCGCCCCGCTTTCGTGGCAATCTGCCTGATTGGTCTGGTATGGATGGCGTTCTGGTTCTTCTTTGCCGCTGACAATCCGGCGAAAAGCAAGCGCGTCTCCGCGGAAGAACGTGCGCTGGTGGAAAAACTGAAAGCGGAGCAGCCCGGTGAAGAAACCGATCTGTCCGGTGCTGTACATGGTATGGGTTACTACCTGCGCCAGCCGATCATCCTGGTCACCGCTTTCGCCTTCTTCTGCTACAACTACATCCTGTTCTTCTTCCTGAGCTGGTTTCCGGCCTATCTGGTGCAGGCACATGGCCTGGATATCAAAGCCATGAGCATCACCACCATGATCCCGTGGATTGTCGGTTTCGTCGGCCTGGCATTGGGCGGCTGGATCTCCGATAAAATCTTCAACATTACCGGTAAGTTACTGTTGTCACGTAAAATTGTGCTGGTGGTCTCACTGCTGGCCGCCGCAATTTGTGTCGCGCTGGCCGGTACGATAAAAGAGGTGAATTCGGCGGTGATCATGATGTCGATCTCCATCTTCTTCCTCTATATCACCGGCGCGATTTACTGGGCGATTATTCAGGACGTGGTGCACAAAAGCCGTGTCGGCAGCATCAGCGGCTTTATTCACCTGGTGGGTAGCCTGTCAGGCATTATCGGTCCCATCGTCACCGGTTTTATTGTCCAGCACACCGGCAAGTTCGATAGCGCCTTTATCCTGGCGGGTGTGGTTGCGGGACTGGGCGCGCTGCTGGTGCTGTTTGTTATTCGCAGCCCAAAAACCAGTAACAAACCGGTCTCAGCCTAA
- a CDS encoding Zn-dependent oxidoreductase — protein sequence MKSVVIEQPGELVLAERPLPQPAAGEVRVKVQFASICGSDVHIWHGHNPFAKYPRVIGHEFFGLIDAVGEGVDAQRVGERVAVDPVVSCGHCYPCSIGRPNVCKELQVIGVHRDGGFSEFAVAPAKNAFRLPDTIPDKLASMVEPFTIAANITAFLKPQSQDVALIYGAGPMGLTAIQVLKGVYGVEQVLVVDRLPERLALAQQNGADQVFNNSEIPLAAQLEGLQPTLIIDAACHPSILAEAAALASPAARIGLLGFSGEPCSITQQSLTSKELSLFTSRLNSNRFPQVIEWMEKGQIQPEKLVTHYFPLAEIERAMTLFEKDPRTCCKVILHMG from the coding sequence ATGAAAAGTGTGGTGATTGAACAACCGGGTGAACTGGTACTGGCAGAGCGTCCCTTACCGCAACCTGCTGCCGGTGAAGTTCGCGTGAAAGTCCAGTTTGCCAGCATCTGTGGTTCGGATGTGCATATCTGGCACGGCCACAACCCTTTTGCTAAATATCCTCGCGTTATCGGGCATGAATTCTTTGGGCTGATCGACGCCGTCGGCGAAGGCGTCGATGCACAGCGTGTTGGCGAACGCGTGGCAGTCGATCCGGTTGTCAGTTGCGGTCACTGCTATCCCTGCTCGATTGGTCGCCCCAACGTTTGCAAGGAACTTCAGGTGATCGGCGTGCATCGCGACGGTGGTTTCAGTGAATTCGCGGTCGCTCCAGCCAAAAACGCCTTTCGTCTGCCTGATACGATTCCCGATAAGCTCGCCAGCATGGTTGAACCCTTCACCATCGCCGCCAACATCACCGCGTTTCTGAAACCACAATCACAGGATGTGGCGCTGATTTACGGCGCAGGCCCAATGGGACTAACCGCCATTCAGGTACTAAAAGGCGTCTATGGCGTTGAACAGGTACTGGTGGTGGATCGTCTGCCAGAACGCCTCGCATTGGCGCAACAAAACGGTGCCGACCAGGTATTCAACAACAGCGAGATCCCGCTGGCGGCGCAACTGGAAGGGCTACAGCCAACACTGATCATCGATGCCGCCTGTCACCCCAGCATTCTGGCGGAAGCGGCCGCCCTCGCCTCTCCGGCCGCACGCATCGGCTTGCTGGGCTTCTCCGGCGAACCGTGCAGCATTACGCAACAAAGCCTGACCAGTAAAGAACTGTCGCTGTTCACCTCACGTCTGAACAGCAACCGTTTCCCGCAAGTGATCGAGTGGATGGAAAAAGGCCAGATCCAGCCAGAGAAGCTGGTGACGCACTACTTCCCGCTGGCGGAAATTGAACGTGCCATGACGCTGTTTGAAAAAGACCCACGCACCTGCTGCAAAGTGATCCTACACATGGGTTGA
- the yegS gene encoding lipid kinase YegS, which yields MQNQPLTLLILNGKGAGNEELRTAVNKLRDEGFNLAVRVTWEKGDGDRYVQEAVSLQAETVVAGGGDGTINEIATALAALPADHRPALGILPLGTANDFATSVGIPLEMEPALRLAVLGKATAIDLARVNGDRYFINMATGGFGTRITTETPEKLKSALGGVSYFIHGLMRVDALKPDRCEIVAPGFDWQGDALVIGIGNGRQAGGGQKLCPDALINDGQLNLSIVTAQELLPTLLHSLTRDDENPNIVSAKLQSLSIRSPHEMTFNLDGEPLSGSEFQIEVLPGALSCRLPPQCPLLA from the coding sequence ATGCAAAACCAACCACTTACCTTATTGATTTTGAATGGCAAAGGTGCCGGAAATGAAGAACTCCGCACCGCGGTAAATAAATTGCGTGATGAAGGCTTTAATCTGGCCGTGCGTGTCACCTGGGAAAAAGGCGATGGCGACCGCTACGTGCAGGAAGCCGTCAGTTTGCAGGCGGAAACGGTGGTAGCTGGCGGCGGCGATGGCACCATCAACGAAATTGCCACCGCACTGGCAGCGCTACCCGCAGACCACCGTCCTGCGCTGGGCATTCTGCCGTTGGGTACCGCGAATGATTTTGCCACCAGCGTCGGTATTCCGCTGGAGATGGAACCGGCACTGCGCCTCGCGGTGCTCGGCAAAGCCACCGCCATCGACCTGGCGCGTGTCAATGGCGATCGCTACTTTATCAATATGGCGACCGGCGGTTTTGGCACTCGCATTACTACCGAAACACCGGAAAAACTCAAATCCGCGCTGGGTGGTGTTTCCTATTTCATTCATGGCCTGATGCGTGTCGATGCCCTCAAACCGGACCGCTGTGAAATCGTAGCACCTGGTTTTGACTGGCAGGGCGATGCGCTGGTCATTGGTATTGGCAACGGACGTCAGGCAGGTGGCGGCCAAAAATTGTGTCCTGACGCGCTGATTAATGATGGCCAGCTCAATCTGAGCATCGTCACCGCCCAGGAACTGTTGCCGACCCTGTTGCATTCGCTGACGCGCGATGATGAAAACCCCAACATTGTCTCAGCGAAGTTGCAGTCGCTGAGTATCCGCTCTCCCCACGAGATGACATTTAACCTGGACGGCGAACCCCTGAGCGGTAGCGAATTCCAGATAGAGGTGCTGCCGGGCGCATTGAGCTGCCGTCTGCCGCCGCAGTGTCCGCTACTGGCGTAA
- the trhP gene encoding prephenate-dependent tRNA uridine(34) hydroxylase TrhP, translated as MFKPELLSPAGTLKNMRYAFAYGADAVYAGQPRYSLRVRNNEFTHENLAKGIDEAHRLGKKFYVVVNIAPHNAKLKTFIRDLTPVVAMQPDALIMSDPGLIMLVREAFPAMAIHLSVQANAVNWATVKFWQQMGLTRVILSRELSLEEIGEIRQQVPAMEIEIFVHGALCMAYSGRCLLSGYLNKRDPNQGTCTNACRWEYKVAEGQQDEVGNIVGVHQPVEVQAATPTLGLGTPTDRVFLLEEKMKPGETMSAFEDEHGTYIMNSKDLRAVAHVERLSQMGVHSLKIEGRTKSFYYCARTAQVYRRAIDDAAAGKPFDPSLLETLEGLAHRGYTEGFLRRHTHDSYQNYQQGYSVSERQQFVGEFTGERRGEWAQVAVKNKFLLGDELEIMTPNGNLNCRLEAMQNDKGSAVDVAPGDGHRVWLPVPEHVDLAFALLLRNFSAGDSTRDPHASNRT; from the coding sequence ATGTTTAAACCTGAACTGCTTTCTCCAGCGGGAACGCTGAAGAATATGCGCTATGCCTTTGCCTATGGCGCTGACGCGGTGTATGCCGGGCAACCGCGCTATAGCCTGCGCGTGCGCAATAACGAATTCACCCATGAAAACCTCGCCAAAGGCATCGATGAAGCCCACCGACTTGGCAAAAAATTCTATGTGGTGGTGAATATCGCACCGCATAACGCCAAACTGAAGACCTTTATCCGCGATCTGACTCCGGTGGTGGCAATGCAGCCGGACGCGTTGATCATGTCCGATCCCGGCCTGATTATGCTGGTACGCGAAGCCTTCCCGGCGATGGCGATCCATCTCTCGGTACAGGCTAACGCCGTCAACTGGGCGACGGTGAAATTCTGGCAGCAGATGGGGTTAACCCGCGTGATTCTTTCGCGCGAATTGTCACTGGAGGAGATCGGTGAGATCCGTCAGCAGGTGCCGGCAATGGAGATCGAGATCTTCGTACACGGCGCGCTGTGCATGGCCTATTCTGGCCGTTGTTTACTGTCCGGTTATCTGAATAAACGCGATCCCAACCAGGGGACCTGTACCAACGCCTGCCGCTGGGAATATAAGGTGGCGGAAGGCCAGCAGGACGAGGTCGGCAATATTGTCGGTGTCCACCAACCGGTTGAGGTACAAGCAGCCACGCCGACGTTGGGACTGGGTACGCCAACGGATCGCGTTTTTCTGCTGGAAGAGAAAATGAAACCGGGCGAAACCATGAGCGCATTCGAGGATGAGCACGGCACCTATATCATGAATTCGAAAGATTTACGCGCCGTGGCACATGTTGAACGTTTGAGTCAGATGGGCGTGCATTCGCTGAAGATTGAAGGCCGTACCAAATCGTTTTATTACTGCGCTCGTACCGCCCAGGTGTATCGCCGGGCCATCGATGATGCCGCCGCAGGTAAACCCTTCGATCCTTCGCTGCTGGAAACCCTGGAGGGTCTGGCACATCGTGGCTACACCGAAGGTTTCCTGCGTCGTCATACCCATGACAGCTACCAAAACTACCAACAAGGCTATTCGGTGTCGGAACGCCAGCAGTTTGTCGGTGAATTTACCGGTGAACGCCGTGGCGAGTGGGCGCAGGTGGCCGTGAAGAATAAATTCTTGCTGGGTGATGAGCTGGAAATCATGACCCCCAATGGCAATCTGAATTGTCGGCTGGAAGCGATGCAGAATGACAAGGGAAGCGCCGTTGATGTGGCACCGGGGGATGGTCATCGTGTCTGGCTGCCGGTACCCGAGCACGTCGATCTCGCTTTCGCATTGTTGCTGCGTAACTTTTCCGCTGGCGACAGCACGCGCGACCCACACGCCAGCAACCGCACTTAA
- the baeR gene encoding two-component system response regulator BaeR: MSTEKHDPLILVVEDEPKLAQLMIDYLQASNYRTHHIGNGSEVLSYVQQTPPDLMLLDLMLPGRDGLTLCREIRRFSELPIIMVTARTEEIDRLLGLEIGADDYICKPFSPREVVARVKTILRRVKRTPEEAQQASHLVIDEGRFQATWREQQLELTPAEFRLLKTLALEPGKVFSREQLLNHLYDDYRVVTDRTIDSHIKNLRRKLESLDAEQPFIRAVYGMGYRWEADVCRIL; encoded by the coding sequence ATGAGCACGGAAAAGCACGACCCTTTAATCCTTGTTGTTGAAGACGAGCCGAAACTGGCGCAGCTGATGATTGATTATCTGCAAGCGTCCAACTATCGCACCCACCATATTGGCAACGGCAGCGAAGTGCTGAGTTATGTGCAGCAGACGCCGCCGGATTTGATGCTGCTGGATTTAATGTTGCCAGGTCGCGATGGCTTAACCTTGTGTCGCGAAATTCGCCGTTTCTCCGAATTACCTATCATCATGGTGACGGCGCGCACCGAAGAAATTGATCGCCTGCTTGGCCTGGAAATTGGGGCCGACGACTATATCTGCAAACCCTTCAGTCCGCGTGAAGTGGTGGCGCGGGTGAAAACCATTTTGCGCCGCGTCAAACGGACGCCGGAAGAGGCGCAGCAGGCGTCACATCTGGTGATCGATGAGGGGCGTTTCCAGGCCACCTGGCGTGAACAGCAACTGGAGCTGACCCCAGCCGAGTTTCGGCTGTTGAAAACGCTGGCGCTGGAACCAGGTAAAGTGTTTTCGCGTGAACAGTTGCTCAACCATCTGTACGACGATTATCGCGTGGTGACCGATCGCACCATCGACAGCCACATCAAAAATCTGCGCCGTAAGCTGGAAAGTCTCGACGCGGAACAACCGTTTATCCGCGCGGTATACGGCATGGGTTATCGCTGGGAGGCCGATGTCTGCCGCATCCTGTAG
- the baeS gene encoding two-component system sensor histidine kinase BaeS has product MKRALKLGIGPKLFMAIFSTCMLVIIIMHWGVRLSFEHGFVDYIRKGNEQRLTLLSDALADQYEQHGNWDFLRNNDRLIFSILRSLEQNPGSGNLLPPHGWRTQFWIIDQQYKVLSGPRSPVPPEGTRRNITTSNGKVVGWVIGSPAERLTRSTDINFDQQQRRTSWIIVGFTALMAALATWLMARGLLAPVKRLVDGTHHLAAGDFATRVEVGSSDELGQLARDFNQLASSLEKNESNRRAFMADISHELRTPLAILRGELEAMQDGVRKLTPEAISSLQSEVVVLTKLVDDLHQLSLSDAGALAYRKQAVDLVHLLEVAAGSFGERYRSRQLTLQLTLPAEAPSFGDPDRLMQLFTNLLENSLRYTDAGGQVRLTMKNLGDSWQLCFADSAPGVDPAHQARLFERFFRTESSRNRASGGSGLGLAICKNIAEAHGGSISADLSDLGGLQITLNLPYVPH; this is encoded by the coding sequence ATGAAGCGCGCGCTGAAACTCGGCATTGGTCCCAAGCTGTTTATGGCGATTTTTTCCACCTGCATGCTGGTGATTATCATCATGCACTGGGGGGTGCGGCTCAGCTTTGAACACGGCTTTGTCGATTACATTCGTAAAGGGAATGAACAACGTCTGACGCTGCTGAGTGATGCGCTTGCTGACCAATATGAACAGCACGGTAACTGGGATTTTCTGCGCAACAATGACCGGCTGATTTTTTCTATCCTGCGTTCGCTGGAGCAGAACCCCGGCAGCGGTAACCTGCTGCCCCCACACGGCTGGCGCACCCAGTTCTGGATTATCGATCAGCAATACAAGGTACTTTCTGGCCCGCGATCCCCGGTCCCCCCTGAAGGGACAAGACGCAATATCACCACCAGCAATGGCAAAGTGGTTGGCTGGGTGATCGGCTCACCTGCTGAACGCCTCACCCGCAGCACTGACATTAATTTTGACCAACAACAGCGCCGCACCAGTTGGATCATCGTAGGCTTTACGGCACTGATGGCAGCGCTGGCGACCTGGCTGATGGCGCGCGGCTTGCTGGCCCCGGTAAAAAGGCTGGTGGATGGCACCCACCATCTGGCCGCAGGCGATTTCGCCACGCGGGTCGAAGTGGGAAGCAGCGACGAACTCGGCCAGTTGGCGCGCGACTTTAACCAGCTCGCCAGCTCGCTGGAAAAAAACGAGAGCAACCGCCGGGCCTTTATGGCGGATATCTCCCATGAACTGCGCACGCCGCTGGCGATCCTGCGTGGCGAGCTGGAGGCCATGCAGGATGGTGTGCGCAAACTGACACCGGAAGCCATCTCTTCGCTACAAAGCGAAGTGGTGGTGTTGACCAAGCTGGTGGATGATTTACATCAGTTATCACTCTCTGATGCCGGTGCCCTTGCCTATCGCAAGCAGGCGGTGGATTTAGTCCATCTGCTGGAGGTGGCGGCGGGCAGCTTCGGCGAACGCTATCGCAGCCGCCAGCTGACCTTGCAGCTGACATTGCCAGCAGAAGCGCCGAGTTTCGGCGATCCCGATCGGTTGATGCAGCTGTTCACCAACCTGCTGGAAAACAGCCTGCGCTATACCGATGCCGGTGGTCAGGTGCGCCTGACCATGAAAAACCTCGGCGACAGTTGGCAGCTCTGCTTTGCCGACAGCGCGCCTGGTGTGGACCCGGCCCATCAGGCCCGGTTGTTTGAGCGTTTCTTCCGCACGGAGAGTTCACGCAACCGTGCCAGCGGCGGCTCGGGTCTCGGTCTGGCGATCTGCAAAAATATTGCGGAAGCGCATGGTGGCAGCATTAGTGCAGATCTCTCTGATTTAGGTGGTCTGCAAATCACGCTAAACTTGCCTTATGTTCCCCATTAA
- the mdtD gene encoding multidrug transporter subunit MdtD: MTTQNATVRWQLWIVAFGFFMQSLDTTIVNTAIPSMARDLSVSPLHMHSVIVSYVLTVAVTLPLSGWLADRFGVRNIFFTAIVLFSIGSVFCAFSGTLDQLVLARVIQGVGGAMMVPVGRLTVMKIVPREQYMSAMTFVTLPGQVGPLLGPALGGILVQYASWHWIFLINIPVGIIGAIATLAIMPNYTMQTRRFDFLGFGLLAVGMATLTLALDGQRSTDGSALLLGLLILVGVFSLLFYLMHGRNNDDALFSLKLFDNRIYSIGLLGSFTGRIGSGMLPFMTPIFLQVGLGFSPFHAGLMMIPMVLGNMGIKRVVVRIVNLFGYRNALVGGTCALALVVLLFPAVALLGRTWLLPVVLLLQGMVNAIRFSSMNTLTLKALPDELASSGNSLLSMIMQLSTSIGVTIAGLLLGAFGHGAIANSAAAHQTFIYAYLSMALVIILPALVFWRVPKDVSKNVDLRRKRSEG; the protein is encoded by the coding sequence ATGACCACTCAGAACGCGACGGTGCGCTGGCAATTGTGGATTGTCGCTTTTGGCTTTTTTATGCAGTCGCTGGATACCACCATCGTCAACACCGCCATTCCGTCGATGGCGCGCGACCTCAGCGTCAGTCCACTGCATATGCATTCGGTGATTGTCTCCTATGTCCTGACGGTGGCCGTCACCCTGCCGCTAAGTGGCTGGCTGGCTGACCGTTTTGGTGTGCGGAATATCTTCTTCACCGCCATCGTATTATTCAGCATTGGTTCGGTGTTCTGTGCCTTCTCCGGCACACTGGATCAACTGGTGCTGGCGCGTGTCATTCAGGGGGTCGGCGGCGCAATGATGGTGCCTGTCGGGCGCTTAACGGTGATGAAAATCGTCCCGCGCGAGCAATATATGTCGGCGATGACCTTTGTTACCCTACCCGGCCAGGTCGGTCCGCTGCTCGGTCCGGCGCTGGGCGGTATTCTGGTGCAGTACGCCAGTTGGCACTGGATCTTCCTGATCAACATCCCGGTCGGCATCATTGGTGCCATTGCCACCCTCGCGATCATGCCCAACTACACCATGCAAACCCGACGCTTCGACTTTCTCGGCTTTGGTTTACTGGCCGTAGGCATGGCGACCCTGACGTTGGCGCTTGATGGACAGCGGAGCACCGATGGCTCTGCGCTGCTGCTCGGTCTGCTGATCCTGGTTGGCGTCTTTTCCCTGCTGTTTTATTTGATGCACGGTCGTAACAACGACGATGCCCTGTTTAGCCTGAAATTATTTGATAATCGCATCTACTCCATCGGTCTGCTCGGCAGTTTTACCGGTCGCATCGGCAGCGGCATGCTGCCGTTTATGACGCCGATTTTCTTGCAGGTGGGCCTCGGCTTCAGCCCGTTCCATGCGGGGCTGATGATGATCCCAATGGTGCTGGGTAATATGGGGATCAAACGCGTGGTGGTGAGGATCGTGAATCTGTTCGGTTACCGCAATGCATTGGTGGGTGGCACCTGCGCGCTCGCGCTGGTGGTGCTGCTGTTCCCGGCGGTCGCGTTGCTGGGCAGGACCTGGCTGCTGCCGGTGGTGTTATTGCTTCAGGGGATGGTCAACGCCATTCGCTTCTCATCCATGAACACCCTGACGCTGAAAGCGCTGCCAGATGAACTGGCGTCCAGCGGCAACAGTTTGCTGTCGATGATCATGCAGCTCTCCACCAGCATTGGTGTCACCATCGCTGGCCTGCTGCTGGGTGCTTTCGGTCATGGCGCCATCGCCAACAGCGCAGCAGCCCACCAAACCTTTATCTACGCTTACCTCAGCATGGCGCTGGTGATTATCCTGCCTGCGCTGGTGTTCTGGCGTGTGCCGAAAGATGTGAGCAAAAACGTCGATCTGCGACGCAAAAGGAGTGAAGGATGA